Proteins from a genomic interval of Desulfosporosinus sp. Sb-LF:
- a CDS encoding universal stress protein, whose translation MNEFKFNVLLYSDGSQQAFSAAVYAANLLENMPNMHLTVAQIHEDSVAEYAWIDTWPISPTSEWFKRAIDESDTSTQIQYNEILSKTTEVFSERALDISHHVIHSNSSIADTVDALLNYATKNPFKLIIMGTRGLTTLKGLIFGCLAHNVLNNSPIPVLLVKKLPQDFIDRYCSNIKSK comes from the coding sequence ATGAATGAATTTAAGTTTAATGTACTTCTCTACTCTGATGGATCACAACAAGCGTTTTCTGCTGCCGTATACGCTGCAAACCTACTGGAAAATATGCCAAATATGCATTTAACCGTTGCCCAAATACATGAGGATTCTGTGGCAGAATATGCTTGGATAGATACTTGGCCGATAAGCCCTACCTCGGAATGGTTCAAACGCGCAATCGATGAATCTGATACTTCTACTCAAATCCAATACAATGAAATACTGAGTAAAACCACTGAAGTTTTTTCGGAGAGAGCTCTGGACATTAGTCACCATGTAATACATTCTAATTCGAGTATTGCAGATACAGTGGATGCACTACTGAATTATGCTACAAAAAATCCTTTTAAGTTAATAATTATGGGTACACGAGGACTTACAACTTTAAAGGGATTGATTTTCGGCTGTTTAGCACATAACGTACTTAACAACTCACCTATACCAGTGTTGTTAGTTAAGAAGCTGCCACAAGACTTTATTGATCGTTACTGCTCAAACATTAAGTCTAAATAA
- a CDS encoding sulfite exporter TauE/SafE family protein, with protein MRNLFDSLMQASRAHARWEIETSLNILKNRKKLLILFVMALPLLIPAMAHAASVLPAVIGGKSAYGPSFFSAQTFYGSIAVGVIAGLITGCIGAGGGFVITPALMSLGVKGILAVGTDMFHIFAKAIMGTVLHKKMGNVHYGLALAFVIGSAIGVTGGGQINRALFNFNPVLSDFVISAIYVVLLGFLGFFALGDFFKTRKGAIKDSGDAHGGPVGMTSLGVKLQSINLAPMIEFDQDLGGRKISGVFVAVSGAIAGFCASILGVGGGFVTFPMFVYGLGISTATTVGTDIFQIIFSAGYGSISQYALYGYVFYTLAMGCLLGSILGIQIGAITTMVVPGRQIRAFYAIAILAGFINRLSALPEKLGSMGYITLAPATGALITNIGVWIFFALVAFFALWIIGTFVVNLPKLRAESDPTYVEKVTKGGVSQ; from the coding sequence ATGAGAAATTTATTTGATTCTCTTATGCAAGCCTCTAGGGCACATGCTCGTTGGGAGATCGAAACTTCATTGAACATTTTAAAAAATCGAAAAAAATTATTAATACTGTTCGTAATGGCACTACCTCTTCTAATTCCAGCTATGGCCCATGCGGCATCAGTCCTTCCTGCTGTAATCGGTGGTAAATCAGCCTACGGTCCGTCCTTTTTTTCAGCTCAAACGTTTTATGGTTCAATAGCCGTGGGTGTAATAGCCGGTCTTATCACAGGCTGCATAGGAGCAGGTGGGGGTTTTGTTATCACCCCGGCACTGATGAGTTTGGGAGTTAAGGGGATCTTGGCAGTAGGTACCGACATGTTTCACATCTTTGCTAAGGCAATCATGGGTACAGTCCTCCATAAGAAAATGGGCAATGTCCATTACGGTTTGGCCTTGGCCTTCGTAATAGGCTCAGCCATTGGGGTCACAGGCGGTGGTCAGATAAATCGAGCGTTATTTAACTTCAATCCCGTCTTAAGTGATTTTGTAATTAGTGCGATATATGTAGTTCTATTAGGGTTCTTGGGATTTTTCGCACTAGGGGACTTTTTCAAAACCAGAAAAGGTGCTATAAAAGATAGTGGAGATGCTCATGGCGGCCCAGTCGGCATGACATCACTGGGAGTAAAACTACAATCCATTAACCTCGCTCCCATGATTGAGTTTGACCAGGATCTCGGAGGAAGAAAAATATCGGGTGTGTTTGTAGCAGTTAGCGGAGCTATAGCGGGTTTCTGTGCATCAATCCTGGGTGTGGGCGGCGGTTTCGTAACGTTCCCAATGTTTGTATACGGGTTGGGGATATCCACTGCAACCACTGTGGGAACCGATATATTCCAGATAATTTTCTCAGCTGGTTACGGATCAATATCCCAGTACGCCTTATACGGTTATGTATTCTATACTCTGGCAATGGGTTGTCTTCTCGGGTCGATTCTCGGCATTCAAATTGGTGCCATCACCACTATGGTGGTCCCAGGCAGGCAGATCAGAGCTTTCTATGCAATCGCAATTTTAGCTGGCTTTATCAACAGACTCTCTGCTCTACCTGAAAAATTAGGGTCAATGGGCTACATCACACTGGCCCCTGCCACTGGCGCATTGATTACCAATATTGGGGTATGGATATTCTTCGCGCTGGTTGCCTTCTTCGCCCTCTGGATTATCGGAACATTTGTGGTTAACTTACCAAAACTACGTGCCGAGTCTGACCCAACGTATGTTGAGAAGGTCACAAAAGGAGGTGTTTCTCAATGA